A window of Selenomonas ruminantium subsp. lactilytica TAM6421 contains these coding sequences:
- a CDS encoding dicarboxylate/amino acid:cation symporter, which produces MAEENKTVAKAREDALRAHNPKASRKQLVLWFGALLVGGFLGFLGIAPLNELFNFIATVFTRLFQFIAVPTIALAVITTLAALGGQRETGRIFAHAVSYTFLTTLAAAAVGLGLYILISPGNLPADIVGAGTSAVPMDKLGKVTYYDHILSVIPNNVLQPFLAGNVLSVMLIAASVGLGLAFMPKTENREVLLKGLQGLQELLFTLIRAILWALPVGILAFAGQLSAQIEAGVIVGALSQYVAVVMGGNLIQMFIILPLFLLVRGLNPLDVFRKMSPAIAVALFTKSSAGTLPVTLASAENNLKVNPRVSRFVLPICTTINMNGCAAFILVTSLFVMQNAGFELTLGTMIAWVFIAVLAAIGNAGVPMGCYFLTLSLMSSLGAPIGLMGVILPIYTIIDMIETAENVWSDASVCAMTNHDLAGELEEASPVIQS; this is translated from the coding sequence ATGGCAGAGGAAAACAAGACCGTGGCCAAGGCCCGGGAAGATGCCCTGCGGGCGCATAATCCCAAGGCCAGCCGCAAGCAGCTTGTGCTGTGGTTTGGGGCCTTGCTCGTCGGTGGCTTTTTGGGCTTTTTGGGCATTGCACCCCTCAATGAGCTGTTCAACTTTATCGCGACGGTGTTCACGCGGCTGTTCCAGTTTATCGCTGTGCCCACCATTGCGCTGGCGGTGATTACGACACTGGCGGCTTTGGGCGGTCAGCGGGAGACGGGGCGCATCTTTGCCCATGCGGTGAGCTACACCTTCCTGACTACGCTGGCAGCTGCTGCCGTGGGGCTGGGGCTCTATATCCTGATTTCGCCGGGCAACCTGCCGGCGGATATCGTGGGGGCAGGCACTTCCGCTGTGCCCATGGACAAACTGGGAAAGGTCACCTATTATGACCATATCCTCTCGGTGATCCCCAACAATGTGCTGCAGCCCTTTTTGGCAGGCAATGTGCTGTCGGTGATGCTCATTGCCGCATCTGTTGGCTTGGGGTTGGCCTTTATGCCCAAGACGGAAAACCGCGAGGTGCTCCTGAAAGGTCTGCAGGGCCTGCAGGAGCTGCTGTTCACGCTGATTCGTGCCATCCTTTGGGCTTTGCCTGTAGGTATCCTGGCTTTTGCAGGACAGCTTTCCGCCCAGATTGAAGCGGGCGTGATTGTAGGTGCTCTGAGCCAGTATGTGGCCGTGGTCATGGGGGGCAACCTGATCCAGATGTTCATCATCCTGCCGCTGTTCCTGCTGGTGCGCGGCCTTAATCCGCTGGATGTGTTCCGCAAGATGTCCCCGGCCATTGCCGTGGCCCTCTTCACCAAGAGCTCTGCCGGTACGCTGCCTGTGACCCTGGCATCGGCGGAGAACAACCTCAAGGTCAATCCCCGGGTTTCCCGCTTCGTGCTGCCCATCTGCACCACCATCAACATGAATGGCTGTGCGGCCTTTATCCTCGTAACCTCCCTGTTCGTCATGCAGAATGCGGGCTTTGAGCTCACTTTGGGCACCATGATTGCCTGGGTGTTCATCGCGGTGCTGGCCGCCATCGGCAATGCCGGCGTGCCCATGGGCTGCTACTTCCTGACGCTTTCCCTGATGAGTTCGCTGGGCGCTCCCATCGGTCTCATGGGCGTTATCTTGCCAATCTACACCATTATTGATATGATAGAGACAGCAGAAAACGTCTGGTCCGATGCCAGCGTTTGCGCCATGACAAATCATGATTTGGCTGGTGAGCTGGAGGAGGCAAGCCCGGTAATCCAGTCCTGA
- a CDS encoding FAD:protein FMN transferase, whose product MPVKKIAVYLLLLVLCLCAGCGEQSDVKKSDIVLDTAVTLTARGKDAQAAIDESMARLKNIDNMVNPNVPDSDVSKLAQNAGNGQWVALQPETYKMLAVAQDYARKTNGAFDVTTKPLVDLWGIGTDHAKVPTPAELAEVQKKIGWQKLELDEAKQSARLMQKGMGVDLGGVAKGFAADEVRKIYARHGIKDGLINLGSSSMYALGVNQEGKAWHIGLRHPRKDSSEKMAVLPLKNEALSTSGDYERFFEAGGMRYHHILDPRTGWPAKSGAMSVTIVAADNVEDGGMLTDILSTAVFVLGPEQGARFLSSQEGIEGAITDGRYQLWTTGNMATELLEVSPDFHFWQESGETL is encoded by the coding sequence ATGCCTGTCAAAAAAATAGCTGTTTATTTACTGCTCCTCGTACTGTGCCTTTGTGCCGGCTGCGGGGAGCAGTCTGACGTAAAAAAGAGTGATATCGTCCTGGATACGGCGGTGACGCTTACGGCCCGGGGGAAGGATGCCCAGGCGGCCATCGATGAGAGCATGGCTCGTCTGAAAAACATCGACAATATGGTCAATCCCAATGTGCCGGACAGCGATGTGAGCAAGCTGGCCCAAAATGCCGGTAATGGCCAGTGGGTGGCCCTGCAGCCGGAAACCTACAAGATGCTGGCTGTGGCGCAGGATTATGCCCGCAAGACAAATGGCGCCTTTGATGTGACCACGAAGCCCCTGGTGGATTTATGGGGCATCGGTACGGACCATGCCAAGGTGCCCACCCCGGCGGAGCTGGCAGAAGTGCAGAAAAAAATCGGCTGGCAGAAGCTGGAGCTGGACGAGGCAAAACAGAGTGCCCGTCTGATGCAGAAGGGCATGGGCGTGGATCTGGGCGGCGTCGCTAAGGGCTTTGCTGCTGACGAGGTGCGCAAAATCTATGCCCGCCATGGCATCAAGGATGGTCTGATCAACTTAGGTTCCAGCTCCATGTATGCCTTGGGGGTAAATCAGGAGGGAAAAGCCTGGCACATCGGCCTGCGTCATCCCCGCAAGGACAGCTCCGAGAAGATGGCGGTTTTGCCGTTGAAAAATGAAGCCCTGTCCACCTCCGGTGATTACGAGCGTTTTTTTGAGGCGGGGGGGATGCGCTATCATCATATCCTCGATCCGCGCACCGGCTGGCCGGCTAAGAGCGGGGCCATGAGCGTGACCATCGTGGCGGCGGATAACGTGGAAGATGGCGGCATGCTCACGGATATCCTGTCTACGGCGGTATTTGTTTTAGGGCCGGAGCAGGGGGCGCGTTTCCTGAGCAGTCAGGAGGGCATTGAAGGAGCCATTACCGATGGCCGTTATCAGCTGTGGACGACTGGTAATATGGCGACGGAATTGTTGGAGGTATCGCCGGATTTTCATTTCTGGCAGGAAAGTGGAGAAACACTATGA
- the larE gene encoding ATP-dependent sacrificial sulfur transferase LarE, with the protein MMDELLQSKVEKLQTLLTSYGQVAVAFSGGVDSTLLLKMARDVLGEERVLAITARSDFVPAGDVREAQEFCQQEGLRHQLLVLEPLIYYDVRTNPADRCYFCKRLVFGKLREIAGAAGIVHLADGSNLDDLGDYRPGAKAVKELGVLSPLQEAGFTKADVRALSAELGLKTAAKPSAACLASRIPYGEEITPAKLKRVEAAENFLHEAGFAQVRVRSHHDLARIELPPADITAFIAGGHYEQVAHRLKELGFAYVTLDLEGYRTGSLNEVLKGNEYAQK; encoded by the coding sequence ATGATGGATGAATTGTTGCAGAGCAAGGTGGAAAAGCTGCAGACACTGCTTACGAGCTATGGACAGGTGGCGGTGGCCTTTTCCGGCGGTGTGGACTCCACGCTGCTGCTGAAGATGGCCCGGGATGTGCTGGGCGAAGAACGGGTGCTGGCCATTACGGCCCGGAGCGATTTCGTGCCCGCAGGTGACGTCCGCGAGGCGCAGGAGTTCTGCCAACAGGAGGGGTTGCGCCATCAGCTGTTGGTGTTGGAGCCGCTGATCTATTATGATGTGCGCACCAATCCTGCTGACCGCTGCTATTTCTGCAAGCGGCTGGTCTTTGGCAAGCTGCGGGAGATCGCCGGTGCCGCCGGCATCGTGCATCTGGCCGATGGTTCCAATTTGGATGATCTGGGGGATTACCGCCCCGGGGCCAAGGCCGTGAAGGAATTGGGGGTGCTGAGCCCCTTGCAGGAAGCGGGCTTCACCAAAGCCGATGTCCGGGCCCTGTCGGCTGAACTGGGACTGAAGACGGCCGCAAAGCCCTCGGCGGCCTGCCTGGCCTCCCGGATTCCCTATGGGGAGGAAATTACACCAGCCAAGCTGAAGCGGGTGGAGGCAGCGGAAAACTTCCTGCATGAGGCAGGATTTGCCCAGGTGCGGGTGCGCAGCCATCATGACTTGGCCCGGATTGAACTGCCGCCGGCGGATATCACCGCCTTTATCGCAGGCGGCCATTACGAGCAGGTTGCGCATAGACTCAAAGAACTTGGCTTTGCCTATGTGACATTGGATTTGGAAGGTTACCGCACGGGCAGCCTCAATGAAGTGTTGAAAGGAAACGAATATGCCCAAAAGTAA
- a CDS encoding NUDIX hydrolase, whose amino-acid sequence MPKSNLTTLCYIERDGKYLMMHRVKKEHDINKDKWVGIGGHFEADESPEECLLREAKEETGLTLTDYRQRGIITFISDRWQTEYMFLYTATGYEGRIGECNEGTLEWIDKTKVYDLPLWEGDKIFFRLLEENHTHFSLKLRYEGESLVEAVLDGKDIAAFSLT is encoded by the coding sequence ATGCCCAAAAGTAATTTGACTACGCTGTGTTATATTGAACGCGATGGCAAATACCTGATGATGCACCGGGTAAAAAAAGAACACGACATCAACAAGGATAAATGGGTGGGCATCGGCGGCCACTTCGAAGCAGATGAGTCCCCGGAAGAATGCCTGCTGCGGGAGGCAAAGGAGGAAACAGGCCTTACGCTGACCGATTACAGGCAGCGGGGCATTATCACCTTTATCTCCGACAGATGGCAGACGGAATACATGTTCCTCTACACCGCCACAGGCTATGAAGGCCGGATTGGCGAGTGCAACGAAGGCACCCTGGAATGGATTGACAAGACGAAGGTCTATGATCTGCCACTGTGGGAAGGGGATAAAATCTTCTTCCGGCTGCTGGAGGAAAACCATACCCACTTCTCGTTGAAACTTCGATATGAGGGGGAAAGTCTGGTAGAAGCTGTATTGGATGGCAAAGACATTGCAGCTTTTTCATTGACATAG